Genomic window (Oryza sativa Japonica Group chromosome 3, ASM3414082v1):
AGTTGAGAATTGGAGAACGTATTTCATAAAtacacctatctctagtattttttcatgaatttgcaAAACTTTTAGGTATAATTTTCACGAGTTTCCAACAATTAGCtcattttcaccggatatgtcctCATTGTACATTGGCAAAAAAAGTTAAAGAGATGCGGAAGGTTATTCATGCTCGATTATAATTGCATTAGCATCAATAAACCAAAGTGTAATTAAGGAGGAGCTGgcataaacaaaacaaatctaTTGAAGTACAATGGTCCTTTCCACGTAAAACTCCAGTCAAAATTCACTACCCAGGCCTCTAGCCTTAGACTTTCAGAGTAGTCTTAGACCCAACACGTAGCAATAAACCTACTAAGCTGTAAGCATCTTCTAGACTGACTGTAGCTACAGTTGGACCAGGGAACAGTCATTTCGTGTAAAGGTTCTGATTCAATTTAAAACTATTACTATAGTTGATATCTACTCcagttcagattcgtagtactaggaaatgtcagattcttatattttgagacagagggagtattataccAAACATTCAAGTACCAAGAGGCAAGAATATGACTTCAGTTCCAGATActtctaaaaaaatacaatcTCTAAGGCAAAATGACATCCAGAAAAGCTTCAATACTGACTTCATGCTTGATCCAATATTCTCTCCATTTAAATTAGCCATGTTGGAGTTTCAAACAAACAGAAACTGGCATAACACTGCACAGTTGGTCTGTCATAAGTTACTTATGTCTGCATATAACATCTCACGAATTTGGAGCTAGAATTGTCAAACCAAGCTAGTTATGGTACTAACTGCTATGGGCTAAGAGCTACTGAATCAGCATAATCAGTGCAAGAGTAATACATCAGACTATCAGATCATTATGTACCGCTTCGTTGCAGACAATTGCTAAGGCACCACTGCAGCTTTAAATCctcttcacacacacacaaaaaaaaatgacacaATACTGTTTAAACACTAAACAgtattttcttttgcaaaatgaCATCAAATGATGTTATGCTGGGCTGAGAAATCAGCATTAGCTGACGGAGATCTAGGATACTAGGTTGCATGCAAGATACTGTCTAGTTGCAACATATCTGGTATGTATGATTCTCTGAATTAGTTTTCTCAAACCATAACAGGAAGGAACTTAGCAATACACCATCAAGCAACAAAGATGTATTTAAAGAAATTATTAAGTAGGTTTTAGGACTCCTATGCTTTTTAAGTCACTAAATAGCACATTTGGGTGGGCTTGATACATTTTGCACTAGCAATTTGCACCGAAATTTGAACAAACAGACATGTTACCTTGAAATTTAGCGAGattcgtcaaaaaaaaaaaaactgagacgCTAGTGTCAACATAATCCTGACATAATTTTGGCAACTATCAAAAGTATACTGATTCCAATGAACAACCAAATATTTAGAACCAAGTTTGTGAATTGTTGGCTTATGCTTACTCCATTTGTTACACCATAAAGTAGACATAAGGGCAGGGTCTACAAGTACTGAAGGAGACACAGAATATCACTTTCTGATATTTGCTATACAGACTAATGGTTCAACCATGACAAGTCCTATTCACTGGAGCTTCTATGCCACTTGATCTTTCTGTACAGCCATTCTCTCACTCGTCAGACATCTGATAAATATATGGAtcatttacaaaaaaaaaaaaagaaggagagGGATTTTCAAACAGGAGATTTGGTGATTAGTTCAACAAGCCAAGGGACCAATGTCAAAAGAGTCATAAAACTAACAACATATGTCCTAGAATATTAGTGCAATCCTATTGGTACACCTATCATATTGATGCATGCAATGCCTACTCCAATAGGTAGAAACCACTGTTAGTAAAAGAAATAGAATAAGTCTATTCTTGATTCATCATTACTGAAAACGGTAACTTTGTACAGTATGGAGGATCATATGTCCAGTTTGGACCACATCATCTAACTGAATGAAGTACCATTATTCTTAATTTGCGTTGAAGCTCAACATAACTGTATCATTGTTCTTAGTTTGCATTGGAGCCCAACATAACTGTCTAGAGAGGAGTGAAAGCGAACACATCATTTAATTTGTTTCTGGTTTTAGCTTATCATAAAATATCCGAGCATTACTCATAGTCACTATAGTTGGTTTTATAGATGAAATTAAGGTTAGACAAAAATACGTTAAACTGTCATGTCTCTCCCGCCAATTGTTCCATATTTTCAGAACATAATAATAATACTCTTTACAACATAAATTGAAAACAAAGGCAGTTTGACAAATGCCAAATTGTCTAAAAGAAATGGCACCAAACAAGATTATCGTAATCCACAGAAATGACAAATGTTGTCTAAGATACTAGATAAATATATCTAAGACAATAAAATATCAGCCAATGAAAGAAGCTAAACTCTGCTGAACAAACCAATCAAACAAGAACATGATATGGCAAATAAAATTACATCCTTCATTCAACCGATATAGCTAGTACCAGTAGCATACAAGTGTATTGACTCTGAAATGCTAGGATAAGAAGTTTAGAATTACAAAGCATTTTATATTTACTACGTTCTGAAGGAAGGTGGTAATTTATGAAGGTTGCACCATGTAGTTGTAGGGTTATTGCAGCTCAACAATGCCAGACACCACATTGAGCGGTGACCAAGAATCCTTAGTGATTAAGCAAAGCAACTCACCAATACTTCATATTGACTTATTGAGAACAAGTCATAATCAATGCAACTAACTTTCCAGAAATGAAATCACAAGATATGCCAGCGGTGTTGCGTGAAAATTCATATTTTGGACCGTTGCTCCGATGAATCGGAGACAGTAGATGCATATATCTGATCGAATTGCATGAAATAGACTATAAATTTACGATAGTCAAAGTGTAATTAATAGTAAGGCTCAAGAATCAAGATGTAAACTACGAgagaataaaaaacaaattcaagTGTAGAATTATTAAGCAACACAATGTGCTCCATGAATCAAATAATTTTCTCAACTAAATCCAATAGTAAAACATCACTAAAAATGGAAGTAACCATACAATATGCAAACACTTCTGTTCtacaaacatgaaaaaaaaaatctgcctATTGTCCAAGAGTACCAAAACAGTAAGAAAAAGACATGAGTTTCATCAAAGACCAAAACTAAAGACAGTCAACTGATTGTCTTCTGGACCTAAATAAGAATTGAACAATAAATGGATTCATATTTAAAAGAGAAGTAACCTGATTTCAGTTTTTCATTGATAGCCCAATCAAGCGCTCGTTGTGCAGCTTCAGTCAATGGTGGGTGCATAGGACTAAAGTAGAACATTTCTGATTTCCCAAGCACATTTGCTGCCTCCTCGCGCACTTTGAGCAGCGTAATTCCATTAGCACGCAAAAGTTTTGCTGCATCACTAGTTCCTGTAAGCAATGAAGTTGCGACTAAGTGCAGTCCCATGAGCATAATGAAGTAGCAAACCAAAAAGGAACTACGAATGCTAGTTCAACAGCTGGGTACTTTCATGGTATATACGTCAATTACAGTTTTAAGATGTCAATAAGAACTCCTGACAGTTTAGAGGCTTATATCTTATGTAGGCTCGTGAACATAGTCTCAGAGCACAGCGCAGTTTGCTACTGTCCCAACAAATCAAAATAAAAcctgaaaaaaaacaatcatatCTGAACCACTGAAAACCAATCAAAGGTTGAGGCTAGAATTGCAGAGTTTACCAACACCCCTAAATTATCATAGTCTCTCtccatcttatttttatagaagACATTGGATTTATTTGTGGACGCCATCACACAAAATCTACATAAGTCAGCAAGCAAAGGTCTAAACATTGTTAACATTATGAACCAAAAGGGTTGTCTTACTCCCAACTGTTTTACATTGAAGCATGTTTACTTTTTAGACAGTTTACTGTGTTATCCTGGCTACTCATTCTGGAAGAAATACCAATGAGGCTACATTAAaatggcctttttttttctttcttatatTTTCCATGACTAGAGACTCCAGGTGTCACTATTGCGGATGTACATGGATAGAACAATAGGAACTTGAGAACTTAATAACTCTGCACTCAGATGATGAATATTACAACCTATAAGGCAGATGATTTATTATTCGATAGTATTCCATTGTGTTTGCATTTGGCATGCTGCTCCATATTTTTCAACATGCATGAGGCATGTAGACGTGCACCAAAATTACCCTGACTTCTACAGTTTTGTATAAACGTATTTTAAGTAAGGAAAATGCCATTATAGTATCTTTGTAAAACCTTCATGCCACTACAAAGGTTTAACCCCTATAGCCTTgtatatcatattttttctcTTTCCCCACTCATCTGTTCCAATTtccatcacaattcacaaataaTTCACCCCCTTAGGCACCAGAGATGCAAGCGAACAAATTTCAGTGATAATCCAAGATCATTTGCCTCACCCTCGACAAGGATGCCCATGAGGAGTCCTTCAGTGCCAGTGGTTGGGTACCTCATCTTCCGAGCCTCCAGCTCCGCCATTGCAAATGACCTCACCGCTCGTGATGACCACCTAAACCCGTGTCAGCTCCCCAATATAGACAGATGGAACCGGAATATCAAGAGAAATTGTACTCACCGGATCTTCTTCTCCCCAGAAGCCACCTCTGGATTCCTGAAAAAAACGTCAATCACCGTATCAAAAGTGGCAGGATCCAAAAATACAAAACTCAAATCTCGCAATCGAATTGGTTACTCTTATGAGCTAAATTCGAAGAGAGGGACTAGGGACTTTGAGAAACACCCGAAGTGAAGGAGTATTTCATGATAAACATTGATGAGTGGGGTTGGGAGCATTAGTAGCTTGCTCTTACGCGGTGGGGAGCTGAGCGACGACGGCCGCGACACCTCGGCCCCGGGAGCGGGAGGCGGAAGTTGGGGACCCCGCGGCAGCGGCCCTGAGGGAGGCGGGCAGCACACGGGCTGCCAGGAAGGAGACGGAGGATGAGGGCGCGGTGTGgtgcggcggggaggaggagaggaaggagaggaacgccgcggcggcggcctgggcgGCGGTCGCCATGGCGGGCGGAGGTTttcgggggagggggggggggggggaggggaggggttctGAGGGTTGATAGGGGAAGCGATAAGTCGatgcggcgaagacaagggaaGAGGAATGTGAGTATAGCTTCGTTGCAACTTGCAAAACAGCAAGCGGCACAATCAGCAAGTTCACAACCGGTCTGGTGCATTGAAGTTACAACAAAATTCATGGTTCCACTTCCATCCTCCGAATATCGATGGCTCGATTTTTTGCTGtttatgccaaaaaaaaaaagtaacacaTGCAtgtaaatactttttttttggaacatgTAAATACTATTgaaataatattaaaattttctactacgtacttcctccgtttcatattataaaactttctagcattgtccatattcatatatatgctaataaatttagacatatatatgtacctagattcattaacatctatatgaatatggccAATGGCCAATACTAAAAAGTTTTATGatttgaaacggaggtagtaagatATTTGATCTTATACTGATAACTTATTGAATTAtagacatatataaaaaaaatgtattcttGTATGGTTACAAATTATGCAACTTCTTTAAATATAATTGATTAAACTATACTTCATGAGAATAATTTGCATGTACATTGGAATAGAACAGAGCAAATATGTAGAGAAGTTAATTCTTATTGTAGACTAACTATTAAAATTGTTCAAAAGCTCACTCTTTATGAACACATTGGGATCACTTCAAACACCACCATGACCATGAGGCAACATGATGCTACAACAGTAGAAAATTAACTTAAATAAAGAGATAAACAACATGCGGATTGTTTTGCGTTAGTGTTTTCTTACTGAGAATATTATATAGGGACAAATGATTACGAGTACATAATGAGAAACGCCCAGGGGTCTTcgggctagctccacaaggtggtgggctagataacctgggttcgaagcctcatccattataattatttgatattaggtcattttcTAATAGTCGTGTTTTTGTAGTTACAAAATGGGTAATCGGCACATATTGGCTTTCTTCAATTGATCTAGTTGCATTAATTCTACTTGTAAGTTATGGTTGATCGTACTTTGAGCGGAATATGGttttactctatttttttagAACAAGTTTTACTCTAGCTCAAGtcgaaaaaaataaacaatgcTCCGCTTTAACGGACTAATTGGCATGTAGCTACGATTATGTACTCCATACTAGTCTACtagctatattttgagacgaaggaAATAGATAATAGTGAACCCGCAACACGACAATGTATTTGTTAGCTATGCATGGTTCTAAGTAGACAGATACAACCACAACCTTCTATATTAGCTTTATATGGAACTAGGGATGTTATATCCAACCTTGTCGACGAGGGCACGTAATCTGCT
Coding sequences:
- the LOC4332243 gene encoding ATP-dependent Clp protease ATP-binding subunit CLPT1, chloroplastic; amino-acid sequence: MATAAQAAAAAFLSFLSSSPPHHTAPSSSVSFLAARVLPASLRAAAAGSPTSASRSRGRGVAAVVAQLPTANPEVASGEKKIRWSSRAVRSFAMAELEARKMRYPTTGTEGLLMGILVEGTSDAAKLLRANGITLLKVREEAANVLGKSEMFYFSPMHPPLTEAAQRALDWAINEKLKSGEDGEVTANHLLLGIWSDKESAGHKVLASLGFDDERANSLAKTAGEEAAMSPR